One window of the Planctomycetota bacterium genome contains the following:
- a CDS encoding UvrD-helicase domain-containing protein: protein MSMSETTQGASALLEDLTPEQRRAVTTTEGPLLILAAAGSGKTRVLTRRVAWLVHQGIEPSSILAITFTNKAAGEMRERVRPLIEDRVRMGRDIGRLDTRGPLLCTFHSLCLRILRHYGDILGVPRNFNILDSADQSKMMKQALKELDVSSTNFPPAKVLAMISNAKNALASAEEFAREASDFYQRTVARAYLKYDEMMRKNESLDFDDLLLRVVQGLRDRPDVLKELQDRFAYLHIDEYQDTNRVQYVLAHVLAERHKNLCVVGDPDQSIYAWRGADLRNILDFEQDYPQATVVKLETNYRSTATILKAADVLIKNNVERKDKGLVAHAGEGEKIDVLACQDEQDEAREVAERLIAFNKEGRPWSDMAVFYRMNALSRVIETALRRENVPYQIARGTEFYNRKEVKDTLAYLRAIHNPSDEVSLLRIVNTPTRGIGDASVKAMQAFAIAEGVGVFDAMKRVDEITGVSSRGKGSVALFVEKIEAWQRHAAQAATGKLPDDAPAADDLFVASEDGADVTLAGLVAKVIRQSGLEKQYTQPGDDEQPQVENMNELVNAAAEYEEGRREENEPANLGDFLQQIALVSDTDRFEGNGGAVTLMTLHAAKGLEFPVVAMLGLEEGCLPHSRARDSQQELEEERRLAFVGITRAQERLMLSRAQYRTMRGVRERTVPSPFLKELPDDTLIHTDRTGLAGLPSASMIDQPADDLSSRFRVGMKIRHTKLGVGKVLDLSAGRNARIVIDFARGGRKTLVLDIAASKLAPAG from the coding sequence ATGTCGATGTCGGAGACCACGCAGGGAGCCAGCGCGTTGCTCGAAGACCTCACGCCCGAGCAGCGGCGGGCCGTCACGACGACGGAAGGCCCGCTGCTGATCCTCGCCGCCGCCGGGTCGGGCAAGACCCGCGTCCTGACGCGACGCGTCGCCTGGCTCGTTCACCAGGGGATCGAGCCGTCGAGCATCCTGGCGATCACGTTCACCAACAAGGCCGCGGGCGAGATGCGGGAGCGTGTCCGGCCGCTGATCGAGGATCGCGTCCGCATGGGCCGCGACATCGGGCGGCTCGACACGCGCGGGCCACTGCTGTGCACGTTCCACTCGCTGTGCCTGCGGATCCTCCGGCACTACGGCGACATCTTGGGCGTGCCGCGGAACTTCAACATCCTCGACTCGGCCGACCAGTCGAAGATGATGAAGCAAGCGCTCAAAGAACTGGACGTCAGCAGCACCAACTTCCCGCCGGCCAAGGTGCTGGCAATGATCTCCAACGCCAAGAACGCGCTCGCCAGTGCCGAGGAGTTTGCCCGCGAGGCCAGCGACTTCTACCAGCGGACCGTCGCCCGGGCGTACCTGAAGTACGACGAGATGATGCGGAAGAACGAGTCGCTCGATTTCGACGACCTGCTCCTCCGAGTCGTCCAGGGTTTGCGCGATCGGCCCGACGTGCTGAAGGAGCTTCAGGACCGCTTCGCCTACCTGCACATCGACGAGTACCAGGACACCAACCGCGTGCAGTACGTCCTGGCCCACGTGCTGGCGGAGCGGCACAAGAACCTGTGCGTCGTCGGCGATCCGGACCAATCGATCTACGCCTGGCGCGGGGCGGACCTGCGGAACATCCTCGACTTCGAGCAGGACTACCCGCAGGCCACCGTCGTCAAGCTCGAGACCAACTACCGCTCCACCGCCACGATCCTCAAGGCGGCGGACGTGCTCATCAAGAACAACGTCGAGCGCAAGGACAAGGGCCTCGTCGCCCACGCGGGCGAGGGCGAGAAGATCGACGTCCTCGCCTGTCAGGACGAGCAGGACGAAGCCCGCGAGGTGGCCGAGCGGCTGATCGCCTTCAACAAGGAAGGCCGCCCGTGGAGCGACATGGCCGTCTTCTACCGGATGAACGCCCTGTCGCGTGTCATCGAGACGGCTCTGCGTCGCGAGAACGTGCCGTACCAGATCGCGCGTGGCACCGAGTTCTACAACCGCAAAGAGGTCAAGGACACGCTGGCCTACCTGAGGGCAATCCACAATCCCAGCGACGAGGTGAGCCTGCTCCGCATCGTCAACACGCCGACCCGCGGCATCGGCGACGCGAGCGTCAAGGCCATGCAGGCGTTCGCCATCGCGGAAGGCGTCGGCGTGTTCGACGCGATGAAGCGCGTCGACGAAATCACGGGCGTCAGCAGTCGCGGCAAGGGCTCGGTCGCGCTGTTCGTCGAGAAGATCGAGGCCTGGCAACGCCACGCCGCCCAGGCCGCGACGGGCAAGCTGCCGGACGACGCGCCGGCCGCGGACGACCTGTTCGTTGCAAGCGAGGACGGCGCGGACGTCACGCTCGCCGGCTTGGTCGCGAAGGTGATTCGCCAGAGCGGACTCGAGAAGCAATACACACAGCCCGGCGACGACGAACAGCCGCAGGTCGAGAACATGAACGAACTCGTCAACGCCGCCGCCGAGTACGAGGAGGGCCGGCGTGAGGAGAACGAACCCGCAAACCTGGGCGACTTCCTCCAGCAGATCGCCCTCGTCAGCGACACCGATCGCTTCGAAGGCAACGGCGGCGCGGTGACGCTCATGACGCTCCACGCGGCCAAGGGCCTGGAGTTTCCCGTCGTCGCCATGCTCGGCCTGGAGGAAGGGTGCCTGCCGCACAGCCGGGCACGCGACAGCCAGCAGGAGCTCGAGGAAGAACGCCGCCTCGCCTTCGTCGGCATCACGCGGGCACAGGAGCGGCTGATGCTCAGTCGAGCGCAGTACCGCACGATGCGCGGCGTCCGCGAACGGACCGTGCCGAGCCCGTTCCTGAAGGAGCTGCCGGACGACACGCTCATCCACACGGATCGCACGGGCCTCGCCGGCCTGCCAAGCGCGTCAATGATCGACCAGCCGGCGGACGACCTGTCGAGTCGATTCCGCGTCGGCATGAAGATTCGCCACACGAAGCTCGGCGTGGGCAAGGTGCTCGACCTCTCGGCCGGGCGCAACGCGCGAATTGTCATCGACTTTGCCCGCGGCGGCCGGAAGACGCTCGTCCTCGACATCGCCGCCTCCAAACTGGCCCCGGCGGGATGA